A single genomic interval of Maniola jurtina chromosome 23, ilManJurt1.1, whole genome shotgun sequence harbors:
- the LOC123877307 gene encoding uncharacterized protein LOC123877307: MADDVMSYDSKCDEIQVYGEQELCVVQSGEYGNNGSTPKKVDKRPRETEDSSEDGFTTVARRKSKRHIRTESYENDRSFSENNENMSGTYYEVSLFGLQILPKQMAFARLLRDENISNVLKIKYKSPYKIFIQFSDKNQAEKFMNLKKLTELDIRAQFTNQGNLSYGIIKGVDVGTSEKELLENLKCDYDIISARRLKRVNKEGKWVESETVRLCFKNPFAPLSIYAYGFKFDVERFEFPVSRCSGCWSFGHIKRFCKLNKNICPKCGGAHDNCEIKEYKCINCKGPHMALDKSCPFFRKEKKIRFIMSENNVTYKTALEIYLKNQKEEKANNSREEVDIDLDRSNTVPVSESTTARSYSSVLKTTAIVHGKEKKDEQSDNIIINENQNKDKKKKRVKKTDNMNNSESQNERMDYDGSQESDQDTQDESTEKARTRKRNRFDFWKLFNRIKEIVLSEENWCDKVMLVVRAVFEECKLFLVNFLSEGKLYDVLSKFLFNG; the protein is encoded by the coding sequence aTGGCGGATGATGTTATGAGTTACGATAGTAAGTGTGACGAAATTCAAGTGTATGGGGAACAAGAATTATGTGTCGTACAAAGTGGCGAGTATGGAAATAATGGGTCTACGCCGAAAAAGGTCGATAAGAGGCCGCGGGAGACCGAAGACAGTAGTGAGGATGGATTTACAACGGTGGCgagaagaaaatcaaagagacatATTAGAACTGAGTCTTATGAAAACGACAGGTCATTCAGTGAAAATAACGAAAACATGAGCGGTACTTATTATGAAGTGAGCTTATTTGGATTACAAATTCTTCCAAAACAGATGGCTTTTGCTAGGTTGTTAAGAGACGAAAATATTTCTAATgtgcttaaaataaagtataaaagtccatataaaatatttatacaatttAGTGATAAAAATCAAGCCGAAAAATTTAtgaatttgaaaaaactaaCAGAGTTGGATATAAGAGCTCAGTTTACAAATCAAGGTAATTTGTCTTACGGGATTATTAAGGGAGTTGACGTAGGTACAAGCGAAAAGGAGTTGCTAGAAAATTTGAAGTGTGACTATGATATAATTTCAGCTAGACGATTGAAACGTGTAAATAAGGAGGGTAAGTGGGTTGAAAGCGAAACTGTGAGATTATGCTTTAAAAACCCCTTTGCGCCGTTATCGATATATGCATATGGATTTAAATTTGACGTCGAACGATTTGAGTTTCCGGTGTCAAGATGCTCTGGGTGCTGGTCTTTTGGACACATTAAGAGATTTTGTAAGTTAAATAAGAATATTTGCCCGAAATGTGGTGGAGCTCATGATAATTGTGAAATCAAagaatataaatgtattaattGTAAAGGTCCGCACATGGCTCTAGACAAGTCTTGCCCCTTttttagaaaagaaaaaaagattcgaTTTATAATGAGTGAGAATAATGTTACGTACAAAACAGCGCTAGAGATAtatttgaaaaatcaaaaagaagaGAAGGCAAACAATTCGAGAGAGGAAGTTGATATAGATCTTGACAGAAGCAATACAGTTCCGGTATCAGAGAGTACAACGGCTAGAAGTTACAGTAGCGTGCTGAAAACGACAGCTATAGTACATGGAAAGGAAAAGAAGGATGAGCAatcagataatataataataaatgaaaaccaaaataaggacaaaaagaaaaagagagtTAAGAAAACTGATAACATGAATAATAGTGAATCTCAGAACGAGAGAATGGATTATGATGGAAGTCAGGAAAGTGATCAAGATACACAAGATGAATCTACAGAAAAAGCGAGGACAAGAAAACGAAATAGATTTGATTTTTGGAAGCTGTTTAATAGAATTAAGGAGATTGTATTATCTGAAGAAAATTGGTGTGATAAAGTGATGTTAGTGGTAAGAGCTGTTTTTGAAGAGTGTAAGttgtttttagttaattttttgagtGAAGGAAAATTGTATGACGTTTTGtcaaagtttctttttaatgGCTAA